In Pasteurella multocida subsp. multocida OH4807, a genomic segment contains:
- the rumA gene encoding 23S rRNA m(5)U1939 methyltransferase (COG2265 SAM-dependent methyltransferases related to tRNA (uracil-5-)-methyltransferase), with the protein MVLRYTPPKSQQTRKKFVTDIVDLDYQGLGVAKIQGKTWFIENALPQEKVEVQVVEEKRHYGQGIATKILQVSHQRQRPVCTDYHLCGGCQTQHIAIDLQRQTKQNALFQRLQKLQPHVQVMPMLEGDIWHYRRRMRLSLSFNSKTKQLDIGFRQKRSQQIVNIQQCHVLTKPLNHLLSKLIVLLRNWSTPKNLGHIELVQADNGIAMLLRHTGKLAEKDRSSLIYFAKQEQLMLFLQDDHHLLQVCGDSPYYQLDHGLQLHFDIRDFIQVNKQLNQKMISTALDWLELKSTDNVLDLFCGMGNFTLPISRHVKHVIGIEGVSAMVAKAQKNAVQNQCTNVQFYQADLDKPFVHHAWATQPFNKILLDPPRAGAAFALQALCELNAEKIVYVSCNPATLVRDTEMLHTLGYRLQKVAMIDMFPHTGHLESISLFEKQ; encoded by the coding sequence ATGGTATTACGTTATACTCCTCCAAAATCACAGCAAACAAGAAAAAAATTCGTCACCGATATCGTTGATTTAGACTATCAAGGATTAGGGGTAGCCAAAATACAAGGCAAAACGTGGTTTATCGAAAATGCCTTACCCCAAGAAAAAGTGGAAGTGCAAGTTGTCGAAGAAAAACGCCATTATGGTCAAGGTATTGCGACAAAAATTTTACAAGTCAGCCATCAGCGCCAACGCCCTGTTTGTACTGATTATCATTTATGTGGCGGTTGCCAGACCCAACATATTGCCATTGACTTACAACGCCAAACTAAACAAAATGCCTTATTTCAGCGTCTACAAAAACTGCAGCCCCATGTACAAGTGATGCCCATGCTTGAAGGTGATATATGGCACTATCGTCGCAGAATGCGACTCAGCCTGTCTTTCAATTCAAAAACAAAACAGTTAGATATCGGTTTTCGACAAAAACGTTCACAACAGATTGTCAACATTCAACAGTGTCATGTTTTAACGAAACCACTCAATCATCTTTTAAGTAAACTTATTGTCTTGCTGAGAAACTGGTCTACCCCTAAAAACTTAGGCCACATAGAACTTGTTCAAGCGGATAATGGCATTGCTATGTTGTTGCGTCATACTGGGAAATTGGCCGAAAAAGACCGCTCTTCGCTCATCTATTTTGCCAAACAAGAACAGTTGATGTTGTTTTTGCAAGATGACCATCATCTCCTTCAAGTCTGTGGCGATTCGCCTTATTACCAACTGGATCATGGCTTACAGCTCCACTTTGATATTCGTGATTTTATTCAAGTAAACAAACAGTTAAATCAAAAAATGATCAGCACTGCATTAGACTGGTTGGAACTGAAATCTACAGATAATGTGTTAGATTTATTTTGCGGAATGGGAAACTTTACTTTACCAATTAGTCGTCATGTCAAACATGTCATTGGTATTGAAGGGGTCTCTGCCATGGTAGCAAAAGCACAGAAAAATGCAGTACAGAACCAATGCACGAACGTTCAGTTTTACCAAGCTGATTTAGATAAACCTTTTGTGCATCACGCGTGGGCAACACAACCATTTAACAAGATTTTATTAGACCCACCTCGTGCTGGTGCAGCCTTTGCACTTCAAGCATTATGTGAACTAAATGCAGAAAAAATCGTCTATGTTTCCTGTAACCCTGCTACATTAGTACGAGATACAGAAATGTTACATACTCTTGGCTACCGCCTACAAAAAGTCGCGATGATTGATATGTTCCCTCATACAGGGCATTTAGAATCCATCAGTTTATTTGAAAAACAATAA